Proteins encoded together in one Porites lutea chromosome 2, jaPorLute2.1, whole genome shotgun sequence window:
- the LOC140927627 gene encoding uncharacterized protein isoform X1, translating to MEVKMTILCVLCCLAWGGFLERASGAGQFVKLGLEYDSPLYPTVYHVIGGSVIGLNRIFHDLEKTQLQKDDRFTVVLDISSPIYSRRYNWYEFPAIFCFGDAETSCLKSAMNRSRKFRGPYLLTPSSVEKPIPFMVPFVNFTNITLPNGKTVPEYGLVHPDFSSRDFTYNGASYDTSSGVLAGFSASSSRDVGKLADIWFTRKRNKHCPQPLMECYFVEWAPDGCLPGLNILMKGWDMRRLKMSTTPWLKFKKFPVNHDQQYLQSIDIIGQGPKTYLVPKGVSIESIETMSVPFVQIFKSVKENIKSELQSYGIKYKEEFTGIFQGSAKYEPYSKLYSASTYSSAISGVELKVFRVRFRNSFNFKAGTSWDDEFRNEFQVLLESQNKDQAIDFYKEYGTHYIREAEMGGRKESLLSVSYCDLEEDEKKKAEFEAKLLIPFKGVHNVSPSFYYRNHLSESDRKAIISGPSTTCRGGDSLNLDVCVNDSRWHPTVLKRPYPTTLLLEPFYKLPNDSSMQRWLEERYKEYLLLDLEKTELKQKLQTEAHCSGILYVGSRISVFLAVSLVFIWLLHFE from the coding sequence CTTCAGGTGCTGGTCAATTTGTTAAACTGGGACTGGAGTATGACAGTCCTCTATATCCCACTGTCTACCATGTCATCGGTGGCTCTGTCATCGGACTCAACCGAATTTTCCATGATCTCGAGAAGACTCAACTTCAGAAGGACGACCGGTTTACAGTGGTATTGGATATCTCCTCTCCAATATATTCTCGACGGTACAACTGGTACGAGTTCCCAGCAATATTTTGCTTCGGAGATGCTGAGACGAGCTGTTTAAAATCTGCGATGAACAGATCGCGAAAGTTCCGCGGGCCGTATCTCCTCACACCCTCAAGCGTGGAGAAACCAATTCCTTTCATGGTGCCCTTCGTCAATTTCACAAACATTACTTTGCCAAATGGAAAAACAGTACCGGAATATGGACTTGTTCATCCAGACTTCAGCTCCCGGGATTTCACTTATAATGGCGCCTCGTACGATACTAGCAGTGGAGTCTTGGCGGGATTTTCGGCTTCATCATCACGAGATGTAGGTAAACTGGCCGATATATGGTTCACAAGGAAACGCAATAAACATTGTCCTCAACCATTAATGGAATGCTACTTTGTAGAATGGGCTCCCGATGGATGTCTTCCAGGTTTGAACATTTTAATGAAAGGATGGGACATGAGACGCTTAAAAATGAGCACTACTCCATGGCTAAAGTTTAAGAAGTTTCCAGTAAACCACGATCAACAATATCTGCAGTCTATTGACATAATTGGGCAAGGTCCTAAAACCTACCTCGTACCAAAAGGAGTCTCAATCGAAAGCATAGAGACCATGTCTGTTCCATTCGTGCAAATCTTCAAAAGTGTCAAAGAAAATATTAAGAGCGAGCTTCAATCTTATGGTATCAAATACAAAGAGGAATTCACAGGCATATTCCAGGGTTCAGCCAAGTATGAACCTTATAGCAAACTGTATTCTGCCAGCACCTACTCTTCTGCTATATCTGGCGTAGAGCTCAAGGTCTTTCGAGTCCGCTTTCGCAACAGTTTCAACTTTAAAGCAGGCACATCTTGGGATGATGAGTTCAGAAACGAGTTTCAGGTGCTTTTGGAAAGTCAAAACAAGGATCAAGCAATTGATTTTTACAAGGAATATGGGACTCATTATATCCGTGAGGCCGAAATGGGGGGTCGCAAGGAGTCTTTGTTAAGCGTATCTTATTGTGACCTCGAAGAGGACGAGAAAAAGAAAGCAGAATTCGAGGCCAAACTTTTGATTCCGTTCAAAGGCGTTCATAATGTTTCACCATCTTTTTACTATCGGAACCACTTGAGCGAGTCTGACCGTAAAGCAATCATCTCGGGTCCTTCCACAACATGCCGAGGAGGAGATTCTCTCAACCTTGACGTGTGTGTTAACGATTCCAGATGGCACCCCACAGTTCTAAAGAGGCCGTATCCAACAACTTTGCTGTTGGAGCCATTTTATAAGTTACCTAACGACTCGTCGATGCAACGGTGGCTTGAGGAAAGATACAAAGAGTACTTGCTTCTTGATCTGGAAAAGACGGAACTTAAGCAGAAATTACAAACAGAAGCGCATTGCAGTGGAATCCTGTATGTTGGTTCAAGGATCTCAGTGTTTCTTGCCGTTTCACTGGTTTTTATATGGCTGCTTCACTTTGAATAA
- the LOC140927627 gene encoding uncharacterized protein isoform X3, producing MNRSRKFRGPYLLTPSSVEKPIPFMVPFVNFTNITLPNGKTVPEYGLVHPDFSSRDFTYNGASYDTSSGVLAGFSASSSRDVGKLADIWFTRKRNKHCPQPLMECYFVEWAPDGCLPGLNILMKGWDMRRLKMSTTPWLKFKKFPVNHDQQYLQSIDIIGQGPKTYLVPKGVSIESIETMSVPFVQIFKSVKENIKSELQSYGIKYKEEFTGIFQGSAKYEPYSKLYSASTYSSAISGVELKVFRVRFRNSFNFKAGTSWDDEFRNEFQVLLESQNKDQAIDFYKEYGTHYIREAEMGGRKESLLSVSYCDLEEDEKKKAEFEAKLLIPFKGVHNVSPSFYYRNHLSESDRKAIISGPSTTCRGGDSLNLDVCVNDSRWHPTVLKRPYPTTLLLEPFYKLPNDSSMQRWLEERYKEYLLLDLEKTELKQKLQTEAHCSGILYVGSRISVFLAVSLVFIWLLHFE from the coding sequence ATGAACAGATCGCGAAAGTTCCGCGGGCCGTATCTCCTCACACCCTCAAGCGTGGAGAAACCAATTCCTTTCATGGTGCCCTTCGTCAATTTCACAAACATTACTTTGCCAAATGGAAAAACAGTACCGGAATATGGACTTGTTCATCCAGACTTCAGCTCCCGGGATTTCACTTATAATGGCGCCTCGTACGATACTAGCAGTGGAGTCTTGGCGGGATTTTCGGCTTCATCATCACGAGATGTAGGTAAACTGGCCGATATATGGTTCACAAGGAAACGCAATAAACATTGTCCTCAACCATTAATGGAATGCTACTTTGTAGAATGGGCTCCCGATGGATGTCTTCCAGGTTTGAACATTTTAATGAAAGGATGGGACATGAGACGCTTAAAAATGAGCACTACTCCATGGCTAAAGTTTAAGAAGTTTCCAGTAAACCACGATCAACAATATCTGCAGTCTATTGACATAATTGGGCAAGGTCCTAAAACCTACCTCGTACCAAAAGGAGTCTCAATCGAAAGCATAGAGACCATGTCTGTTCCATTCGTGCAAATCTTCAAAAGTGTCAAAGAAAATATTAAGAGCGAGCTTCAATCTTATGGTATCAAATACAAAGAGGAATTCACAGGCATATTCCAGGGTTCAGCCAAGTATGAACCTTATAGCAAACTGTATTCTGCCAGCACCTACTCTTCTGCTATATCTGGCGTAGAGCTCAAGGTCTTTCGAGTCCGCTTTCGCAACAGTTTCAACTTTAAAGCAGGCACATCTTGGGATGATGAGTTCAGAAACGAGTTTCAGGTGCTTTTGGAAAGTCAAAACAAGGATCAAGCAATTGATTTTTACAAGGAATATGGGACTCATTATATCCGTGAGGCCGAAATGGGGGGTCGCAAGGAGTCTTTGTTAAGCGTATCTTATTGTGACCTCGAAGAGGACGAGAAAAAGAAAGCAGAATTCGAGGCCAAACTTTTGATTCCGTTCAAAGGCGTTCATAATGTTTCACCATCTTTTTACTATCGGAACCACTTGAGCGAGTCTGACCGTAAAGCAATCATCTCGGGTCCTTCCACAACATGCCGAGGAGGAGATTCTCTCAACCTTGACGTGTGTGTTAACGATTCCAGATGGCACCCCACAGTTCTAAAGAGGCCGTATCCAACAACTTTGCTGTTGGAGCCATTTTATAAGTTACCTAACGACTCGTCGATGCAACGGTGGCTTGAGGAAAGATACAAAGAGTACTTGCTTCTTGATCTGGAAAAGACGGAACTTAAGCAGAAATTACAAACAGAAGCGCATTGCAGTGGAATCCTGTATGTTGGTTCAAGGATCTCAGTGTTTCTTGCCGTTTCACTGGTTTTTATATGGCTGCTTCACTTTGAATAA
- the LOC140927627 gene encoding uncharacterized protein isoform X2, translating to MEVKMTILCVLCCLAWGGFLERGAGQFVKLGLEYDSPLYPTVYHVIGGSVIGLNRIFHDLEKTQLQKDDRFTVVLDISSPIYSRRYNWYEFPAIFCFGDAETSCLKSAMNRSRKFRGPYLLTPSSVEKPIPFMVPFVNFTNITLPNGKTVPEYGLVHPDFSSRDFTYNGASYDTSSGVLAGFSASSSRDVGKLADIWFTRKRNKHCPQPLMECYFVEWAPDGCLPGLNILMKGWDMRRLKMSTTPWLKFKKFPVNHDQQYLQSIDIIGQGPKTYLVPKGVSIESIETMSVPFVQIFKSVKENIKSELQSYGIKYKEEFTGIFQGSAKYEPYSKLYSASTYSSAISGVELKVFRVRFRNSFNFKAGTSWDDEFRNEFQVLLESQNKDQAIDFYKEYGTHYIREAEMGGRKESLLSVSYCDLEEDEKKKAEFEAKLLIPFKGVHNVSPSFYYRNHLSESDRKAIISGPSTTCRGGDSLNLDVCVNDSRWHPTVLKRPYPTTLLLEPFYKLPNDSSMQRWLEERYKEYLLLDLEKTELKQKLQTEAHCSGILYVGSRISVFLAVSLVFIWLLHFE from the coding sequence GTGCTGGTCAATTTGTTAAACTGGGACTGGAGTATGACAGTCCTCTATATCCCACTGTCTACCATGTCATCGGTGGCTCTGTCATCGGACTCAACCGAATTTTCCATGATCTCGAGAAGACTCAACTTCAGAAGGACGACCGGTTTACAGTGGTATTGGATATCTCCTCTCCAATATATTCTCGACGGTACAACTGGTACGAGTTCCCAGCAATATTTTGCTTCGGAGATGCTGAGACGAGCTGTTTAAAATCTGCGATGAACAGATCGCGAAAGTTCCGCGGGCCGTATCTCCTCACACCCTCAAGCGTGGAGAAACCAATTCCTTTCATGGTGCCCTTCGTCAATTTCACAAACATTACTTTGCCAAATGGAAAAACAGTACCGGAATATGGACTTGTTCATCCAGACTTCAGCTCCCGGGATTTCACTTATAATGGCGCCTCGTACGATACTAGCAGTGGAGTCTTGGCGGGATTTTCGGCTTCATCATCACGAGATGTAGGTAAACTGGCCGATATATGGTTCACAAGGAAACGCAATAAACATTGTCCTCAACCATTAATGGAATGCTACTTTGTAGAATGGGCTCCCGATGGATGTCTTCCAGGTTTGAACATTTTAATGAAAGGATGGGACATGAGACGCTTAAAAATGAGCACTACTCCATGGCTAAAGTTTAAGAAGTTTCCAGTAAACCACGATCAACAATATCTGCAGTCTATTGACATAATTGGGCAAGGTCCTAAAACCTACCTCGTACCAAAAGGAGTCTCAATCGAAAGCATAGAGACCATGTCTGTTCCATTCGTGCAAATCTTCAAAAGTGTCAAAGAAAATATTAAGAGCGAGCTTCAATCTTATGGTATCAAATACAAAGAGGAATTCACAGGCATATTCCAGGGTTCAGCCAAGTATGAACCTTATAGCAAACTGTATTCTGCCAGCACCTACTCTTCTGCTATATCTGGCGTAGAGCTCAAGGTCTTTCGAGTCCGCTTTCGCAACAGTTTCAACTTTAAAGCAGGCACATCTTGGGATGATGAGTTCAGAAACGAGTTTCAGGTGCTTTTGGAAAGTCAAAACAAGGATCAAGCAATTGATTTTTACAAGGAATATGGGACTCATTATATCCGTGAGGCCGAAATGGGGGGTCGCAAGGAGTCTTTGTTAAGCGTATCTTATTGTGACCTCGAAGAGGACGAGAAAAAGAAAGCAGAATTCGAGGCCAAACTTTTGATTCCGTTCAAAGGCGTTCATAATGTTTCACCATCTTTTTACTATCGGAACCACTTGAGCGAGTCTGACCGTAAAGCAATCATCTCGGGTCCTTCCACAACATGCCGAGGAGGAGATTCTCTCAACCTTGACGTGTGTGTTAACGATTCCAGATGGCACCCCACAGTTCTAAAGAGGCCGTATCCAACAACTTTGCTGTTGGAGCCATTTTATAAGTTACCTAACGACTCGTCGATGCAACGGTGGCTTGAGGAAAGATACAAAGAGTACTTGCTTCTTGATCTGGAAAAGACGGAACTTAAGCAGAAATTACAAACAGAAGCGCATTGCAGTGGAATCCTGTATGTTGGTTCAAGGATCTCAGTGTTTCTTGCCGTTTCACTGGTTTTTATATGGCTGCTTCACTTTGAATAA